A genomic region of Seriola aureovittata isolate HTS-2021-v1 ecotype China chromosome 21, ASM2101889v1, whole genome shotgun sequence contains the following coding sequences:
- the birc5a gene encoding baculoviral IAP repeat-containing protein 5a yields the protein MEPFAEEDITMYFYENRLKTFDGWPFDEDCMCTPENMAKAGFIHTPSENSPDIAMCFFCLKELEGWEPEDDPEKEHKSHSSSCHFISLKKKVEELTVEEFFKLQKERHKSIINKSCNDAVTKFEEAAKLRRADIIKTAMGEE from the exons ATGGAACCGTTCGCTGAAGAGGATATCACGATGTATTTTTATGAGAACAGACTTAAAACTTTCGATGGGTGGCCATTCGACGAGGACTGCATGTGCACCCCGGAGAAC ATGGCCAAAGCTGGCTTCATTCACACCCCTTCAGAGAACAGCCCAGACATCGCCATGTGTTTCTTCTGCCTCAAAGAGCTGGAGGGCTGGGAGCCGGAGGATGATCCAGA AAAGGAGCACAAATCTCATTCATCATCCTGCCACTTCATTAGCCTGAAGAAGAAAGTAGAGGAGCTGACAGTGGAGGAATTCTTCAAACTACAGAAGGAGAGGCACAAGTCCATCATT AACAAATCCTGTAACGATGCCGTCACCAAGTTTGAAGAGGCAGCCAAACTGAGAAGAGCAGATATCATCAAGACAGCAATGGGGGAAGAGTGA
- the tmem235b gene encoding transmembrane protein 235: MRELNLLLCRMKVTFGSLVIIAGICGILSFAFLATSLGTDYWYIIKMNPVNTSDFEDMSSHSGLWTINEGGKMHAASIDSFKADYSRYTETEVHMLNMHSAIVVVLPLSLVLLLFGGICGLVSSLARSPVLLTSTASYFFICSLLTLCGVSLYIIYSYQALVETERLVGPEGLAHVHTSFGWSLGMAWLSYGLELLTGVLLLVAAKMVKRQHSSPSMA; this comes from the exons ATGCGTGAATTAAACCTTCTCCTGTGCAGGATGAAGGTGACCTTTGGTTCTCTGGTGATCATCGCAGGTATCTGTGGTATTCTGAGCTTCGCTTTTCTGGCGACTTCCCTCGGAACCGACTATTGGTACATTATAAAGATGAATCCTGTGAACACGAGCGACTTCGAGGACATGAGCTCCCACTCGGGACTGTGGACTATCAACGAAG GTGGGAAGATGCACGCAGCCTCTATTGACTCTTTCAAAGCTGACTACTCCAGGTACACTGAGACTGAGGTGCACATGCTGA acatgcacagtgCTATAGTGGTGGTGCTTCCCCTCAGCCTGGTCCTCTTGCTGTTCGGTGGTATCTGCGGGTTGGTCAGCTCCCTGGCTCGGAGCCCCGTCCTCCTCACCAGCACGGCCTCCTACTTCTTCATCTGCA GTCTGCTGACCCTGTGTGGCGTGAGCCTCTACATCATCTACTCATACCAGGCCCTGGTAGAGACGGAGAGGCTGGTGGGGCCTGAAGGCCTCGCCCACGTTCACACCTCCTTCGGCTGGTCTCTGGGCATGGCCTGGCTCTCCTACGGCCTGGAGCTCCTCACCGGCGTCCTGCTGCTCGTGGCGGCAAAGATGGTCAAGCGGCAGCACAGCAGTCCCTCCATGGCCTGA